One Scytonema millei VB511283 genomic window carries:
- a CDS encoding methyl-accepting chemotaxis protein, whose amino-acid sequence MTASSKSYPNLPTPQHIAALAAEVEREPKDLVNKITLANALEQTGDVIKAAAFYREAIAQDPDGIYGSVARKALETLEKSDRWQEANSWGTGKPLSESKSSLGEALESPVSPQPLLLKMRVAGSRITNVWQHFNFRTKLAIALIISTALPIVVITQGIVTVTRDTLLQKAKQSLQRDGSYFTEDYVMWSVDEAQTEADTIARLIETLKIDLNSQRQVSAYRQQLQTYMESLKVSDESDSVEKNLRIVTDARGRTVAQYIQTLSPGSFNPSAEQLQLSPQYQPVSLPLGINVADIPIIQNALRTGKTLQGMELWKGDFLKRLGQDKQANIRLRSPAQAAQPSTASQASIDGGKAALVGVVVHPIEINNRVVGTVIVGSVENRNFLNNDSIKQRVGIPISAVYAQDWRISSNIPAGDGKTRDIGTRSPQAIAATVLGKGQEFITKTTIAGAEYLGIYLPLYDHQQELNPTKAKPVGMTFVARPMSELDELLAQQQKTAYGIGVGMLLIAALMAIPIASTFARPLRRLAEFAQAVGEGKQGERLENSQRGDEIGILARQLNAMTANIEANLEAMRTSETRQRQEKERLQRGMINLLLETETVKHGDLTVRAKVSQGETGAISDAFNTVIASLREIVLQVKSAAEQVQISAVDSEASVEKLACEANTQAETVAEALTSVEEMEQSIQAIASSAQTAATIARQALGAAQDSDRTMDETVNSMETLRANVWETTVKAKRLAESSQEISKIVSIISTISEKTNVLAFNAAIEATRAGENGKGFRLVANEVRRLAERVTDATKEIDRLVRTIQQGTSDVLKTMEVSNASVAIGTQLVAKTKTNLQDMAQIGQEIDQLLQSISVRTVSQADNSCMVNQTMQTVAAIAQTTSTESAAVLSTLQELLEVARELQLSVSRFRVED is encoded by the coding sequence ATGACAGCATCTAGCAAAAGTTATCCAAATCTGCCCACGCCACAGCACATTGCGGCGCTAGCAGCAGAAGTCGAACGCGAACCAAAAGATTTGGTGAATAAAATTACGCTCGCGAATGCCTTAGAGCAGACGGGAGATGTTATCAAAGCTGCCGCATTTTACCGAGAAGCGATCGCGCAAGATCCCGATGGAATTTACGGCTCTGTGGCAAGAAAGGCGCTGGAAACTCTGGAAAAATCTGATAGGTGGCAAGAGGCGAATAGCTGGGGAACGGGCAAACCACTGTCAGAATCAAAATCAAGTCTGGGGGAGGCGCTAGAAAGTCCTGTTAGTCCACAGCCACTCTTGCTCAAAATGAGAGTAGCTGGTAGCAGAATTACCAACGTCTGGCAACACTTCAACTTCCGCACCAAACTCGCCATTGCTTTAATAATTAGCACCGCCCTGCCAATCGTCGTCATCACACAAGGAATTGTCACAGTCACCCGAGACACCCTACTGCAAAAAGCCAAGCAGTCATTACAAAGGGACGGGTCGTACTTCACTGAAGACTACGTGATGTGGAGTGTGGACGAGGCACAGACAGAGGCAGATACGATCGCTCGGCTGATCGAAACTTTGAAGATCGATTTGAACAGTCAAAGGCAAGTCAGTGCGTATCGACAGCAATTGCAAACCTACATGGAAAGTTTGAAAGTTTCCGATGAAAGCGACTCAGTAGAAAAAAACTTGAGAATTGTCACCGATGCTCGGGGTAGAACGGTAGCCCAATACATTCAAACCTTATCCCCAGGATCGTTCAACCCCTCCGCCGAACAACTTCAACTCTCACCACAATATCAGCCCGTGTCCTTGCCCTTGGGGATAAATGTGGCAGATATTCCCATCATTCAAAATGCCTTGCGCACGGGCAAAACGCTGCAAGGCATGGAGTTATGGAAGGGAGATTTTCTCAAACGTTTGGGGCAAGACAAACAAGCAAATATCAGGTTACGGTCGCCAGCTCAAGCAGCACAGCCTTCAACTGCAAGTCAAGCCAGCATCGATGGTGGGAAAGCTGCTTTAGTGGGTGTCGTCGTCCACCCGATCGAAATCAACAATCGAGTCGTAGGCACTGTCATTGTCGGCTCAGTGGAAAACCGGAACTTTTTAAATAACGATAGTATAAAACAACGGGTGGGCATTCCCATCTCGGCAGTCTATGCCCAAGACTGGCGAATTTCCTCTAATATTCCGGCTGGCGACGGCAAAACCCGAGATATCGGCACGCGATCGCCTCAAGCTATAGCCGCCACCGTTCTCGGTAAAGGACAAGAATTCATTACTAAAACAACAATTGCTGGTGCAGAATATCTGGGCATATACCTACCATTGTACGACCACCAGCAAGAACTCAATCCGACCAAAGCCAAGCCTGTAGGCATGACCTTTGTAGCTCGCCCAATGTCAGAATTAGACGAGCTGCTTGCCCAACAGCAAAAAACAGCCTATGGAATTGGAGTGGGAATGCTATTAATAGCAGCATTGATGGCAATTCCAATTGCCAGTACCTTTGCCCGCCCGCTCAGACGACTAGCAGAATTCGCTCAGGCAGTAGGTGAGGGCAAGCAGGGAGAGAGATTAGAAAATTCTCAGCGCGGCGACGAAATAGGCATTCTAGCGCGGCAATTAAATGCGATGACGGCAAACATTGAAGCGAACCTAGAGGCAATGCGCACCTCAGAAACCCGCCAGCGTCAGGAAAAAGAAAGGCTACAGCGGGGCATGATCAACTTGCTATTAGAGACGGAAACAGTTAAACACGGCGACTTAACTGTCAGAGCTAAAGTCTCGCAGGGGGAAACAGGCGCAATTTCTGATGCATTTAATACAGTTATTGCCAGCTTGCGCGAGATAGTCTTGCAAGTTAAATCAGCCGCCGAACAGGTGCAAATTTCAGCAGTAGATAGCGAAGCTTCTGTAGAAAAACTTGCCTGTGAAGCCAACACCCAAGCCGAAACAGTGGCAGAAGCATTGACTTCGGTAGAAGAAATGGAACAATCGATTCAAGCGATCGCCAGTTCTGCCCAAACCGCCGCCACCATCGCTCGTCAGGCACTAGGTGCAGCCCAAGATAGCGATCGGACGATGGATGAAACCGTCAATAGCATGGAAACACTCCGCGCTAATGTTTGGGAGACAACGGTAAAAGCCAAACGGCTAGCGGAATCTTCCCAAGAAATTTCTAAAATCGTCAGCATTATCTCGACAATCTCTGAAAAAACCAACGTCCTCGCCTTCAACGCCGCGATCGAAGCAACGAGAGCTGGAGAAAATGGGAAAGGCTTTCGCCTCGTAGCTAACGAAGTCAGGCGCTTAGCAGAAAGAGTCACAGACGCAACTAAAGAAATTGACCGACTGGTACGAACTATCCAGCAAGGAACCAGCGATGTGCTAAAAACGATGGAAGTTAGCAACGCCTCTGTAGCAATAGGAACTCAGCTGGTGGCAAAAACGAAAACTAACTTGCAAGATATGGCACAGATCGGTCAAGAAATCGACCAATTGTTGCAATCAATTTCCGTGCGGACAGTTTCTCAAGCAGATAACTCCTGTATGGTCAATCAAACCATGCAGACAGTAGCAGCGATCGCCCAAACAACTTCGACCGAATCTGCTGCCGTGCTATCTACTCTACAAGAACTCCTTGAGGTCGCCCGCGAACTCCAACTTTCCGTGTCCCGATTTCGAGTAGAAGATTAA
- a CDS encoding hybrid sensor histidine kinase/response regulator, translating into MVLDAASLEAITQEIRTCFLYEDAPDQLSVLEQGIRQLQATDPEVNLSGLYSTMLRAAHSLKGGAGIAQFTTLSRLSHHLEDLLQALQHERVEQQELAYELISLSIEQIGSLIVTAIGNPEGVDRLEATTLLPTTTAIENFLQSLPPSPRAEVTGEEFLLSNSQSFNPSAPHPPTDSQLLNDSLAIASGIRSLNLKIPVSRLERIDNTIGELFISYERLSLYQEQLHQVDLTLKQRAAQLNPLSEDMQALYNQLAALGRKSREQGAGSREQGAVNNPLHPTPHTPHPTPHTLHPTPHTLSTTSHQPLATSHSQLTTYDLRLTTYQIPTSNSLQELQELIVQVQEARADVEFISLEMREALVELRQQLDDLRGDLTESRLVKFGSLANQFAAAQQSFSQRYGKSVQLTIEGRETTIDRAILEQLKIPLLHLFRNAFDHGIESASERQGSGKSPIARMSLIAVTEGNQLIITLADDGRGIDLTAVRQRAEALGLCDSNAVLSSEQILEFLFRSGFSTSTTVTTLSGRGLGLDIVRLQVERLRGTIGVETTAGQGTKFSISIPMSLNILPLLLCKCQQQTLAVPASQVKEVIVLSEYETGLQHGSTIAWRNLPARLYYLPQFLPYQWRRGAITSSSFANATELDQRLGLVLEIEAETVVLAVDQMLGERELVLKPFDATVKVPNYLLGCTVLGTGEIVPVLSPDRFQELLSQFSVAPATIRQESSRQETFSATTEDIPKILIVDDAIAFRRILERILTAAGYKVVQCRDGQEALEKLSSSEERFDLAISDLEMPRVDGLSLLREIRASSQWQKLPVIVLTSRENQWHRQTAFGLGATEYFTKPFCTDDLLQAIANLLPVTTL; encoded by the coding sequence ATGGTGCTGGATGCTGCAAGCTTAGAGGCAATTACTCAAGAAATACGCACTTGCTTCCTGTACGAAGATGCCCCAGACCAATTGTCAGTCTTGGAACAGGGAATTCGCCAGTTGCAAGCAACAGATCCCGAGGTGAATTTGAGCGGGTTATATTCCACCATGCTGCGGGCAGCTCATTCCCTTAAAGGTGGAGCGGGAATCGCTCAATTTACCACCCTGAGCCGCCTATCCCATCACCTAGAAGACCTATTACAAGCCTTACAGCACGAACGGGTGGAACAGCAGGAGTTAGCCTATGAGTTGATCTCCCTGAGCATCGAACAGATCGGTAGCTTGATTGTCACTGCGATCGGCAATCCCGAAGGAGTCGATCGCCTAGAAGCAACGACCTTACTACCTACAACAACAGCAATTGAAAATTTTTTGCAATCGCTGCCCCCGAGTCCTAGAGCTGAGGTAACTGGAGAAGAATTTTTGCTCTCCAACTCCCAAAGCTTCAATCCGAGCGCACCGCATCCTCCTACTGATTCCCAACTCCTGAACGATTCCCTGGCGATCGCCTCCGGCATCCGCAGTTTAAATTTAAAAATACCCGTATCGCGACTGGAGCGGATCGATAACACCATCGGCGAGTTGTTTATCAGTTACGAACGGTTATCTTTGTACCAAGAACAGCTGCATCAGGTCGATCTGACATTAAAACAGCGGGCTGCCCAGCTCAACCCCCTTAGTGAAGATATGCAAGCTCTTTACAACCAACTTGCTGCACTTGGCAGAAAGAGCAGGGAGCAGGGAGCAGGGAGCAGGGAGCAGGGAGCAGTTAACAATCCACTACACCCCACACCCCACACCCCACACCCCACACCCCACACCCTACACCCCACACCCCACACCCTATCTACTACTAGCCACCAGCCACTAGCCACTAGCCACTCCCAACTTACGACTTACGACTTACGACTTACGACTTACCAAATACCCACATCTAATTCTTTACAAGAATTGCAAGAGCTGATCGTCCAGGTGCAAGAAGCTAGGGCGGATGTGGAATTTATTTCTCTAGAAATGCGGGAAGCTTTGGTAGAGCTACGCCAGCAACTCGACGATTTACGCGGAGACTTAACCGAGTCGCGCCTAGTCAAGTTTGGTAGCTTGGCAAATCAGTTTGCCGCTGCCCAACAATCATTTAGCCAACGCTACGGCAAATCCGTTCAGTTGACGATCGAAGGACGGGAAACCACGATCGATCGGGCGATCCTGGAACAGTTGAAAATTCCCCTGTTGCATCTATTTCGCAATGCTTTCGACCACGGGATCGAATCTGCTTCAGAGCGGCAGGGAAGCGGTAAATCTCCCATAGCGCGGATGAGTCTGATTGCTGTCACTGAAGGCAATCAACTGATTATTACTCTTGCCGATGACGGGCGCGGTATTGACTTGACCGCAGTGCGACAACGAGCTGAAGCACTCGGACTGTGCGACTCAAATGCTGTACTCTCTTCAGAGCAAATTTTGGAATTTTTGTTTCGTTCCGGTTTTTCCACCTCCACCACAGTTACGACTTTATCAGGGCGCGGTTTAGGACTAGATATCGTCCGCCTGCAAGTCGAGCGCTTGCGCGGCACGATTGGCGTGGAAACTACGGCAGGGCAAGGGACTAAGTTTAGTATTAGCATTCCCATGTCTTTGAATATTTTGCCGCTGCTATTATGCAAATGCCAGCAGCAAACCTTGGCAGTTCCTGCCTCTCAGGTTAAAGAGGTTATCGTTTTGTCGGAGTACGAGACGGGATTGCAGCATGGCAGCACGATCGCTTGGCGCAATCTCCCAGCTCGCCTGTACTATCTGCCACAGTTTTTACCTTACCAATGGCGGCGCGGGGCGATAACTTCGTCAAGCTTCGCTAACGCTACCGAACTAGACCAACGTTTGGGACTCGTGTTGGAAATTGAAGCAGAGACAGTCGTGCTGGCTGTAGATCAGATGTTGGGAGAGCGAGAATTAGTTCTCAAGCCTTTTGACGCTACAGTTAAAGTTCCGAATTACCTACTTGGTTGTACGGTGCTGGGTACGGGGGAAATCGTTCCCGTTCTCTCACCCGATCGATTTCAAGAACTGCTATCTCAGTTTTCGGTCGCACCAGCAACAATTCGTCAAGAAAGCAGCCGACAGGAGACATTTTCAGCTACAACTGAAGATATTCCCAAAATTTTGATCGTAGATGATGCGATCGCATTTCGGCGAATTTTAGAGCGGATTCTCACGGCAGCAGGATATAAAGTAGTACAGTGTCGTGATGGGCAAGAGGCTCTAGAAAAGCTCTCTTCCTCAGAGGAACGCTTCGACCTAGCCATCTCCGATCTGGAGATGCCCCGCGTAGATGGGTTATCCTTACTACGGGAAATCCGTGCTTCCTCCCAATGGCAAAAACTCCCAGTCATCGTATTGACCTCGCGGGAAAATCAGTGGCATCGACAAACAGCGTTCGGTCTGGGTGCGACGGAGTATTTTACCAAGCCCTTTTGCACGGACGACTTACTGCAAGCGATTGCCAACCTCTTGCCAGTCACCACCCTTTAA
- a CDS encoding response regulator translates to MIRILLVDDQKLIRQGLKALLELDPEMDIIGSASDGQAAIEQVDMLKPDIALIDIRMPGMDGVTATRIISERFPATKTIVLSGYDDEEYLAEALRSGAKGYLLKDTPAEELVNVIRAVHKGYTQIGPGLLEKISGKITGRNSERIQAMPITKTTVAAETKVLSLWQRQVEQQLDRFDPESLSETIHLAISQNWVEELLAYVKQQLWEKPLNLSALYLAGVLSSQSHSPDRHAALRHLGVGFQAGIDQKLSSDDLLLFYQAGVDVDPATAFNWLTHINAPWNQNQDLSFLLTEALRLFGNSSQPYRTLLVLKQIRDLRAVSENCNALNEKIIALRQSLAQLKNFG, encoded by the coding sequence ATGATTCGGATATTGCTGGTAGACGATCAAAAACTGATTCGCCAAGGGCTGAAAGCATTGCTAGAACTCGATCCTGAGATGGATATTATCGGCAGTGCTAGCGACGGTCAAGCGGCGATCGAACAAGTAGACATGCTCAAACCCGATATCGCGCTGATCGATATTCGGATGCCTGGAATGGACGGAGTGACAGCAACGCGGATCATTTCCGAACGCTTTCCAGCCACCAAAACGATCGTTCTCAGCGGTTACGACGATGAGGAATATTTAGCTGAAGCGTTGCGTTCTGGAGCCAAGGGTTATCTGTTGAAAGATACCCCTGCCGAAGAACTGGTCAACGTGATTCGCGCCGTACACAAAGGATACACTCAAATTGGTCCTGGATTGCTGGAAAAAATTAGCGGCAAAATTACAGGGCGGAATAGCGAGCGCATCCAAGCGATGCCAATTACCAAAACGACTGTAGCTGCGGAGACTAAGGTGCTGTCGCTATGGCAGCGTCAGGTAGAACAACAATTAGATCGTTTCGATCCCGAGTCTCTATCAGAAACGATTCACCTTGCCATCAGTCAAAATTGGGTAGAAGAATTGCTAGCTTACGTTAAGCAACAGCTATGGGAAAAACCGCTCAATTTATCTGCCCTTTACCTAGCTGGCGTTTTATCGTCTCAGAGCCACTCACCAGACCGCCATGCAGCCTTAAGACATCTCGGTGTCGGCTTTCAAGCAGGAATTGACCAGAAATTGTCGTCTGATGATTTACTGTTATTTTACCAAGCGGGCGTAGATGTCGATCCAGCTACTGCCTTTAACTGGTTGACCCATATCAATGCTCCTTGGAACCAGAACCAGGATTTATCTTTTTTACTTACAGAAGCTTTGCGCTTATTTGGTAATAGCTCCCAACCTTATCGCACTTTGTTAGTCCTAAAACAAATCAGGGATCTTCGTGCCGTCAGTGAAAACTGCAATGCTTTGAACGAGAAAATCATTGCTCTTCGTCAAAGTTTGGCACAACTGAAGAATTTTGGATAA